The Thermocladium sp. ECH_B region TGATGCCATACTGCTAATCACTGCCATAATGATGGCCATGAGCGTCCTCTAAACATGAACCCCAGCCCCATACTCCCCAACCTCCTTCACGCTCACCTCTATTCCCATTGCCTTAACCAACTCCATCCCCAGTTTCGCATTCAATACTAGCGGCACATTAAAATCAACGGCCGCGCGCCTCACCCTATAATCGAGGCTGCGTAGATCCCCATGCGTAATCACAAGCCCCACTCCCCCTCTCCGTATGCGTTCCGTCGCTTCCTCGGCACTTAATGCATCGGCGTCCAGGGACTCCGCGCCCCTTAATGTGACCACATCAAATCCCTGCTTCCTCAATGATTCCCCCGCCTCCCCCGTGCCGCTCCCATAAACTAGAATCGCCTCTCCCAGCCTCGGCAACCTATTGGGGGACACAGATAACCAACTCTTAAGCAATGCATCGCTGAAGCTAGTGCCGAGGCTCGCCGCCTCCCCCGTGCTCCTCATCTCGGGGCCAAGCACTGGGTAAGCGCCGCGGAGCTGTGTCCAGGAGAATTGAGGTGACTTGACTGCCCATGACTTGCTGGGCGGCTCCATGAAGTCCATCACGTCCAGCCCCCTCATTATGGCCTCCATGGATTTATGAATCAAGTTAATCCCCACGGCCTTGCTGGTGAACGGCATTGACCTGCTCGCCCTCAGGTTAAGCTCGATTATGAATGGTTCCCCATCCTTCACCATGAATTGCAGATTAAAGGGCCCCCTCACGTTGATTTCCCGCGCCAGCATGACTGCGCCCTCCTTCATGGTCCTCACGGCGGCCTCGGGAAGATTGCGCCTAGGTATTGACATCGTGGCGTCGCCGCTATGGATGCCGGCCTCCTCTATGTGCTCCAGCACCACGCCAAGCACTCCCTTCCCATCGCTTACGGCATCTATCTCGGCCTCCGCGGCGTTCTCCATGAATTTAGTGACCACTATGGGCCTTGATGTTGATGGCCTTAACCTATTGATCAGCGCCATTAATTCCTCCTCATTACTTATAATCCTCATCCATGACCCACTCAACACATAGCTCGGCCTCACTAGGACGGGGAAACCAACGCCGTCCACGAACCTCCTCAACTCGTCAATGGATGAGGCTGAGACCCATGGGGGCTGCCTCAATCCTAATTTATCCAGGAGCATGGAGAACTTCTCGCGGTTCTCGGCGGCGTCAACCCCATGCCCAACCGTGCCGAGAAGCTTGATTCCCCGCTCCTCCAATGGCTTGGCCACATTATTGCCTAATTGCCCCCCAACAAAGGTTGAAACAACGCTGAAACCCCCCTTCTCAACCACATCAAGCACGCGCTCCATGCTTACCTCATCGAAAAAGAGGTGCCCGGACACATCCCAATCCGTTGACACGGTCTCCGGATTATAATTAAGCACGGCTACTTTACTGAAGAAGCCGCGGGCAGCATTTAGGAGGGACACGACTCCCCAATCAAACTCCACTGAAACTCCAATCCTGAAAACGCCGGCCCCAAGGATCAGTAAGCCATCGCCGCCAACCAACTTCACATCATCCGCGGCCCCATTATACGTCATATACAGGTAATTAGTCGTGGCCGGCCACTCCCCGGCCAATGTATCCACCTGCTTCACGCTCGGCCGTAAACCCGCTTGCCCCCTCATCTCCGCACATCATCCTCCGTAATCCCCACGGCCCTCGCTATTTGCTCATCGCTGAAGCCAAGCCTCTTCGCCATCATCAATGCTTCGCCATCGATTCCTCTCCTCCTCATGGATTCATATGCATCCACGACCCCCTTTATCTTGCGTAGGAAGAATGTATCTATTCCAGAAGCCTCCGCCACTTCCTCGATTGTTCCTCCCTCCCTGAATGCCTTAGCGGCGTGAAGGAACCAGTATGGCCTCCGCGACCTAATGGCGTCCAGCGCCTCCCTCAGCGACTCGCTTGACTCATATACTGGGCCCCCCACCAGCCCCGGTTCCCCAATGTCCAGCATCCTAATCGCCTTCTGCATTGTCTCCTCAATGCTCCTCCCAATGCTCATCACTTCTCCAATGCTCTTCATCTCGCTTCCCAGCGAGTTCTCGACGCCATCGAACTTATCCAGGTCCCACCTAGGCATCTTAATCACGACATAATCAAGACTGGGCTCAAAGCATGAGCATGTGGATCCAGTCACCTTATTCATGACCTCGCTCAATCCATCCCCCAGCGATAACTTGGCCGCCACATAAGCCAGTGGATACCCGGTGGCCTTGCTGGCCAACGCGCTTGACCTAGACATTCTCGGGTTAGTCTCTATAATGTAATTATCATAGCTCCTCGGATCAAGCGCGAACTGAACATTGCTCTCCCCCACTAATCCAATGGCCTCGGCCACGGCCATTGATCTACGCCTCATCTCTTGATACTCATAATCATCCAGGGTTTGACAGGGAGCAATCACCACGGATTCGCCCGTATGGACCCCCATGGGATCCAGATTCTCTAGGCAAGCCACGACGACGGAATTCCCATGGGAATCCCTCACCACTTCATACTCAAGCTCCTTCCAGTGGTGAAGGTACCGCTCTATCAATACTTCATGAATGTGGCTCTGAGAAAACGCGCGATCCACGCCCCTCCTCAACTCCTCCTCGCTCCACGCAACCAGTGATCCCCTCCCGCCCAGATTAAAGCTGACCCTCATCATGACGGGGTACCCAAGCCCACGGGCGGCAGCAATCGCCTCCTCAACGCTTCTCGCCGATGCACTGGGCGGAACCGGTAACCCCACCCTCATCATTGTTTCCCTGAACCTCTCACGGCTTAGCGCCTTCTCGATGCCCTCAATTGGGGTCCCAAGAACCTTAATCCCATACCTCCCCAGAACCCCCCTCCTCTCCAACTCAACCCCAACAGTTAACGCGGTTTGCCCACCGAAGCCAATTGCCACGGCGTCGGGTCTCTCCCTCTCTATCACTTTCTCCGCGAATTCAGGGGTCACGGGAACCATGTATAGCTTATCGGCGAATCCTTTACTGGTCTGCACCGTGGCGACATTGGAATTAATGAGAATGGTCTCCAATCCCTCCTCCCTAAACGCCTTAAGCGCCTGTGACCCACTATAATCGAATTCAGCCGCCTCAGCCACCTTAATGGGGCCTGACCCCACCACGAGGACGCTCCTAATGCCCTCCACTCCTGACCACCCTAGCGAATGAGTCGAATACCCACGCGGCATCGCGGGGACCCGCCCTGGCTTCTGGATGGAATTGCGTGGTCATTATGGGCAACTCCTCATGCATTAATCCCTCCACCACGCCATCATCGGGGTTACGGAACCAAATCCTCATATTAGGCGGAACATCCTCGGGATAAACCCCATAACCATGATTATGCGTTGTAACGAAGCATGACTTTGTTTCCTCCTCAATGACTGGCTTATTAATGGCTCTATGCCCAAACCTCATCTTCCTCACGCGTCCACCCATGGCCAGCGCCGCGACTTGATGGCCTAGGCAAATCCCGAGAATGGGGATATGCTCCTCAGCCAAGCCGCGAAAAGTCTCCACTAGGCCGGAGAGCAGGTTGGGATTCCCGGGGCCATTGCTGAATATGATTCCCCTCGGCCTTAACTTAAGCACGTCCTCCGGGGATGATTTACATGGAACCCTCACTACCTGAAACCCCCTCGCCAGTAATTCGCGTAGTATTCCATGCTTAACGCCGCAATCCACGACAACCAACACATCGCTGCCTCCCCCATGCACTATTACTCCCCGCGGAGAAGTTTGCTCAGTGAAGTCCACATCATCGTAGCGCCACCTCATGTCTGGATCCCCATCCCTCCCCGATGAGATTGTGCCCATCATGGAGCCAACCATGCGCAGCTTCCGCACCAGCATCCTAGTATCCACGCCTGAGACGCCGGGCACGCCCTGGCTGGAGAGCCATTGATGAAGAGACGCCGCCGCGTTCCACTTGCTTGGCTCTGTCTCCTCGGCCACTATAACGCCCTCTACCTGTATCCTCTCTGACTCCATGTTGAGAAGCACGCCATCCATCCACTTGGGCTCCGGTACGCCGTAATTCCCAATAAGTGGGTGAGTGAATACGAGTATTTGTCCCTTATAGGATGGATCCGTTAAGGCCTCCACATAGCCATTCATGGCCGTCGTGAAGACGACTTCGCCCACCCTAGTTCCCTCGGCGCCGAAGCCGCATCCCTCCAGGTAAGTGCCGTCCTCCAGATGAATAGAGCCCCTGCGGCCCCGGCGGCAGAGCGAGGGATTCATCGCGTTCGTCTAGGAATTGATCTGTATGAGCTCGAGCATTGGTTCGATTCTTTTATTGCCGCCATTTTTATGTGAATCAAGGGATTCAACTAACCCCCACCAGCAATCCTCGTCGCAGCCGCTATATAAACTATGCGTCCGCATCCGGATAATACCAAGAATATATACAATTTATTTAGCCATGAAGGCCGGGGCACCAGTGATTGATCAATTGATTTCCATTCCCTTGGTCTCCCTAGATAATGCGGCCGATGCAAGTATTAATGCCTCGCCGATCATTATGAAGATGCCCCAATACACGTAGAAATCGCTGCTTTGAATGGATGATAATAGCAATAGGAGGGCCGTGCTCCAATTCCCAACTATGAAGCCTCCATTAAATGAGAAACCAACCCCAGTGCTCCTAATGCTTGTCGGGAACTTCTCCGCCAGGAAAGCCGGTATTACTCCATATACCCCAGTAGTTAGGAATGCAATAACGCTAGCAGTAATTACCGCGCCGTAGAATCCATATGCGTGCCCCAGCAACAAGCGAGTTAGAGGTATGGCAGCAATTATGGCTAGGGTAGAGTAGATCACCATGGTCAGTCTCCGCCCAATCCTATCGCTGGCGAAGCCGGCAACCACGTACCCAAGCAATGAGATCAATATGGCTATTATAACCACGTACAGGAAGTAGGGGAACTGCATGAATCCATGAAGCGATAAAATGGTAGGGAAGAATCCAAGGGTTAAGCCGTAAACCCATGCGATCCCCGTCATGGCAAGTATGCCCGTTAATGCGCCAATTGCATACTCCTTGGTCCTAAGTATTGTTGTAAACGGTGCCTTACTGGCCCCCTTCTCCCTAACGGTGCGTTCCCAAAGGCTTGATTCAGGCATTGAGAGCCTAATTATTAAGCCAATTATGGCCGGTATTATGCCTATCCAAAACATCACTCTCCACCCAATCAATGCGAAGCGTGGACCCACTATTACGTAATGAAGCGCCAAGTAAGTCAATGCAGCTAATGTGTAACCAATGGGGTAACCACTCTGCAGCAACGCGCCCCAGAATCCCCTCACTTGCTTATCCACGTTCTCAACAAGTATTGCGGCGCTATTTCCATACTCGCCGCCCGCAAATGTGCCCGTAACCGCCCTCAGGATGAATAACGAGAGCGGTGCTAATGCGCCGACCTCGGCGTATGTGGGGAGAAAGCCAGTAATGAATACGGCCAATCCAAGCCCCGTTAACGTAATCATCATGGTGGCCCTCCTGCCTATTTTATCGCCTAATCTACCGAATAATACTCCCCCAATGGGTCTGAAAATGAAAGTAGTGGTGTAAATACTCCACGTCCCCACGAGTGCCAAGCCATACTTAGCCGGGAAGAAGGCATCCGCCATCGCCGGCACCAGGAGAAACATCATGCTTAGATCAAATGCATCCATGACCCATCCAGCCAATGATCCAATATAGATCCTCCGTAATTGAGTGTATTCCAGCATAGAAAACGGCAATTAATTTATCCTTTAAAGTTTAGATGCCGATTTGGGGAACGAGGTCAATAAAAAATAATATTGATTTTTTATTTTTTTATCCTTAATTTTTTATCCTTACCATAGTTCATGGAAGTACTCGGTTCCGACCCCTAGGTTAGCGGCGTAGTTGAAGCCGGAGTCGCTTGTCTTATAGACGTTCTCCGCGGTGTTCGCGCCATAATCAAAGGCGTGGGGCACGCTGACTAGTTTCCCGCTGGATAGGTACTGGAGCGTATACGTTGCATTATATGTCACCGGCATTGCGCTGCTGCCGCCTCCGGGGCCACCGGTAACTAACTCCGCATCGGCATATAACCCGCTTGGCAATAAATTGTACCCGTTCACGGTGTATGTCGCTGATGTTGACTTTACCTTTATGGTGACTGTATCGTACTTGACTATTTTNCCGCCATACACGAAGTAGAAATTAATGGTTGGGTATCCATTAACTAACCCAACCGTTACGAATAGGGATACGCCTAGTGGATAACTATAGGTTATCGTCGATGGGTACTGATAGGCGTAGTAAGTGTATCCCTGGTACGTGTATACCTTCCCGTTCCCGCTGACCAGTTTCCTATTCAAATTAGCGCTGCTGGTGGTTAGGTTCCAAATATTATCAACAATGTTTAATTGATTTGTGGCCGTATTTATCACTGCCACGTCCTGTACCCAGAGATACCTGCTTGAGCCTCCAGAAGTATAATTGAGCACAACGTTTAACTGAATCGAGTAACTATGGGGAGCAGTTGAACTATTGGAGTCAAAGTACGCGTTATAAATGGTGAAGTTGCCCATGAATTCATCACTTGAATACGAGTATGCCACGGTGGTGGAGCCGCTTTGGTAAGCGCCATAATCGGTCACGCCCACTGGAGCATGGTCCCCATTATACCAGCTTGGGGGAAGCGTTACCTGGTACTTAACGTGGGGCGGCCTAACCGGTGGAAACGCCGGCGAAGCCTTCTCCGTATTGATTGATACAGCGACAGCCAGCACCATGAGTAGTAGGGCTGTCGCTACTAGGTACTTGTATTTGGACATATCACTAGGGTTTATTTAGTACTTTTTATAAGCATTA contains the following coding sequences:
- a CDS encoding transporter, whose product is MLEYTQLRRIYIGSLAGWVMDAFDLSMMFLLVPAMADAFFPAKYGLALVGTWSIYTTTFIFRPIGGVLFGRLGDKIGRRATMMITLTGLGLAVFITGFLPTYAEVGALAPLSLFILRAVTGTFAGGEYGNSAAILVENVDKQVRGFWGALLQSGYPIGYTLAALTYLALHYVIVGPRFALIGWRVMFWIGIIPAIIGLIIRLSMPESSLWERTVREKGASKAPFTTILRTKEYAIGALTGILAMTGIAWVYGLTLGFFPTILSLHGFMQFPYFLYVVIIAILISLLGYVVAGFASDRIGRRLTMVIYSTLAIIAAIPLTRLLLGHAYGFYGAVITASVIAFLTTGVYGVIPAFLAEKFPTSIRSTGVGFSFNGGFIVGNWSTALLLLLSSIQSSDFYVYWGIFIMIGEALILASAALSRETKGMEIN
- a CDS encoding carbamoyl-phosphate synthase small subunit produces the protein MNPSLCRRGRRGSIHLEDGTYLEGCGFGAEGTRVGEVVFTTAMNGYVEALTDPSYKGQILVFTHPLIGNYGVPEPKWMDGVLLNMESERIQVEGVIVAEETEPSKWNAAASLHQWLSSQGVPGVSGVDTRMLVRKLRMVGSMMGTISSGRDGDPDMRWRYDDVDFTEQTSPRGVIVHGGGSDVLVVVDCGVKHGILRELLARGFQVVRVPCKSSPEDVLKLRPRGIIFSNGPGNPNLLSGLVETFRGLAEEHIPILGICLGHQVAALAMGGRVRKMRFGHRAINKPVIEEETKSCFVTTHNHGYGVYPEDVPPNMRIWFRNPDDGVVEGLMHEELPIMTTQFHPEARAGPRDAAWVFDSFARVVRSGGH
- a CDS encoding thermopsin, whose amino-acid sequence is MSKYKYLVATALLLMVLAVAVSINTEKASPAFPPVRPPHVKYQVTLPPSWYNGDHAPVGVTDYGAYQSGSTTVAYSYSSDEFMGNFTIYNAYFDSNSSTAPHSYSIQLNVVLNYTSGGSSRYLWVQDVAVINTATNQLNIVDNIWNLTTSSANLNRKLVSGNGKVYTYQGYTYYAYQYPSTITYSYPLGVSLFVTVGLVNGYPTINFYFVYGGKIVKYDTVTIKVKSTSATYTVNGYNLLPSGLYADAELVTGGPGGGSSAMPVTYNATYTLQYLSSGKLVSVPHAFDYGANTAENVYKTSDSGFNYAANLGVGTEYFHELW